A genomic window from Chloroflexia bacterium SDU3-3 includes:
- a CDS encoding MarR family transcriptional regulator: MNDEISYQIIMLAHSHRQRCEENLKKIGLYAAQEHILFLLHEEDGLTATQLAARFRVGLATIGKSLQRMERAGLVVRRPDPEDRRALQVFLTEEGRALYAPAQQVWQDLAACTVRGMSDVEKVLFLRLLQQSVANLGEE, translated from the coding sequence ATGAATGACGAGATCAGCTATCAGATCATCATGCTTGCCCATTCTCACCGGCAGCGCTGCGAGGAAAATCTCAAGAAGATCGGCCTCTACGCTGCGCAAGAGCATATCCTCTTTCTGCTGCACGAGGAGGATGGCCTGACGGCCACCCAGCTGGCGGCGCGCTTTAGGGTGGGCCTAGCCACTATCGGCAAGTCGCTGCAGCGCATGGAGCGCGCTGGCCTGGTGGTGCGCCGTCCCGACCCCGAGGATCGCCGCGCTTTGCAGGTGTTCCTCACCGAGGAGGGCCGCGCGCTCTACGCCCCAGCCCAGCAGGTGTGGCAGGATCTGGCGGCCTGCACCGTGCGCGGCATGAGCGATGTGGAGAAGGTGCTTTTTCTCCGCCTGCTCCAGCAGTCTGTGGCGAATCTGGGCGAGGAGTAG
- a CDS encoding cytochrome P450: MSSGHAAAARAIQIARAAVFLLWCRAGRRNAMAVADLPLPPGSDGMPVVGEMNHWWLDPLGFAQERHARYGPVFRTHLLGRPCAVLLGPEANRFILGSHTHLFSSRDGWSRTLTALIGDGLSLIDGAQHRRHRSMIMPALHATAVPRYLGLMQRLVEAHADVWLRAGEIRLFDGFKHLSFAVAAGAILGLPDGPQARAFAHEFHVFSRGLFAFPAWRLPFLPFGRAWGAAQDLRRTLAGIITERRRRPDDSMLSMLIAARDADGQGFSDAELVDELLVLLWAGHDTITSLLTWACYELLRHPAELAGLRAELAATLGEAPLRAEQLRQLPYLDRALREAERLHPPAPGGFRGVVEEFAYGGYRIPKGWTVMYSSVFTHMMPELWREPERFDPERFAPPREEGRHPFHLIGFGGGPRVCVGLAFAQLQMRVVLAHLLRRLDLALVPGQSFRAVPVPTKMPWDGLRVTVRPRR; the protein is encoded by the coding sequence ATGTCTAGCGGCCACGCTGCGGCTGCGCGGGCGATCCAGATCGCCCGCGCAGCCGTTTTTTTATTGTGGTGTCGCGCAGGTAGGAGAAACGCTATGGCCGTCGCAGATCTGCCGCTGCCGCCGGGCAGCGATGGCATGCCCGTTGTGGGCGAGATGAACCACTGGTGGCTCGACCCGCTGGGTTTCGCGCAGGAGCGCCATGCCCGCTACGGGCCGGTGTTCCGCACCCACCTGCTGGGCAGGCCGTGCGCCGTGCTGCTGGGGCCGGAGGCCAACCGCTTCATCCTGGGCAGCCACACCCACCTGTTCTCCTCGCGCGATGGCTGGAGTCGCACGCTCACCGCGCTGATCGGCGACGGCCTGTCGCTGATCGACGGCGCGCAGCACCGCCGCCACCGCAGCATGATCATGCCCGCGCTGCACGCCACGGCGGTGCCGCGCTACCTGGGCCTGATGCAGCGGCTGGTGGAGGCGCACGCCGATGTGTGGCTGCGGGCGGGCGAGATCCGGCTGTTCGACGGCTTCAAGCACCTGAGCTTCGCGGTGGCGGCGGGGGCCATCCTGGGCCTGCCCGATGGCCCGCAGGCCCGCGCTTTCGCCCACGAGTTCCACGTGTTCAGCCGGGGGTTGTTCGCCTTCCCTGCGTGGCGGCTGCCCTTCCTGCCGTTTGGCCGCGCCTGGGGGGCCGCACAGGATCTGCGCCGCACCCTGGCTGGTATTATCACCGAGCGGCGGCGCAGGCCCGACGACAGCATGCTGTCCATGCTGATCGCCGCGCGCGACGCCGACGGCCAGGGCTTCAGCGATGCCGAGCTGGTGGATGAGCTGCTGGTGCTGCTGTGGGCCGGGCACGACACTATCACCTCGCTGCTGACGTGGGCCTGCTACGAGCTGCTGCGCCACCCCGCCGAGCTGGCCGGGCTGCGCGCCGAGCTAGCCGCCACGCTGGGCGAGGCCCCGCTGCGCGCCGAGCAGCTGCGCCAGCTGCCCTACCTCGACCGCGCGCTCCGCGAGGCCGAGCGCCTGCACCCGCCTGCGCCCGGCGGTTTTCGTGGCGTGGTGGAGGAGTTCGCCTATGGCGGCTACCGCATCCCCAAGGGCTGGACGGTGATGTACTCCAGCGTGTTCACCCACATGATGCCCGAGCTGTGGCGCGAACCCGAGCGCTTCGACCCCGAGCGCTTCGCGCCCCCGCGCGAGGAGGGCCGCCACCCCTTCCACCTGATCGGCTTCGGCGGCGGGCCGCGCGTGTGCGTGGGGCTGGCCTTCGCGCAGCTGCAGATGCGGGTGGTGCTGGCCCACCTGCTGCGGCGGCTGGATCTGGCGCTGGTGCCAGGGCAGAGCTTCCGCGCGGTGCCGGTGCCCACCAAGATGCCCTGGGACGGCCTGCGGGTGACGGTGCGCCCGCGAAGATGA
- a CDS encoding NADP-dependent oxidoreductase — protein MGDMKAIVVEGYGDVGVLELKQIPQPEPGEGEVLVRVHAVGVNAIDWKIRSGAMQRMMPVSFPWVPGVELAGVVERVGPGVAGFSVGQEVFGRANAGAYAEYCVAPATTLAPKPPSLTFVEAATIPIGASTAWQALFDEGGLQPGQRVLILGGSGGVGMFGVQFAHASGAQVLATTSTSNVEFVRSLGADTVIDYTQTPAVPVEDVDLLFDAVGGATAASAMAALKRGGRFVSIVNPPDGAQAESLGVKASFFSMRASAEQLDTWSQMLERGELRTLVGAVFPLSEAAQAHAQSQRGHGRGRIVLQVV, from the coding sequence ATGGGCGACATGAAGGCGATTGTGGTAGAGGGCTATGGTGATGTCGGCGTGCTTGAGCTGAAGCAGATCCCACAGCCGGAGCCGGGCGAGGGCGAGGTGCTGGTGCGCGTCCATGCGGTGGGCGTCAACGCGATCGACTGGAAGATCCGCTCGGGCGCGATGCAGCGCATGATGCCGGTGAGCTTCCCGTGGGTGCCCGGCGTGGAGCTGGCGGGCGTGGTGGAGCGCGTCGGGCCGGGCGTGGCTGGCTTCTCGGTCGGGCAGGAGGTGTTTGGCCGGGCCAACGCCGGTGCCTACGCCGAGTACTGCGTGGCCCCCGCCACCACCCTTGCGCCCAAGCCGCCATCGCTCACGTTTGTCGAGGCGGCGACCATCCCTATCGGGGCGAGCACCGCCTGGCAGGCGCTTTTTGACGAGGGCGGCCTTCAGCCGGGCCAGCGGGTGCTGATCCTGGGCGGGTCGGGCGGCGTCGGCATGTTCGGGGTGCAGTTTGCCCACGCCAGCGGCGCGCAGGTGCTCGCGACCACATCCACCAGCAATGTCGAGTTTGTGCGCTCGCTGGGTGCCGACACGGTGATTGACTACACGCAGACCCCCGCCGTTCCTGTGGAAGATGTTGATCTGCTCTTTGACGCGGTCGGCGGCGCGACGGCCGCCAGCGCCATGGCGGCGCTAAAACGGGGCGGGCGGTTTGTCAGCATCGTGAACCCGCCCGACGGTGCGCAGGCCGAGTCGCTTGGCGTGAAGGCATCGTTCTTCTCGATGCGAGCCTCTGCCGAGCAGCTCGACACGTGGTCGCAGATGCTTGAGCGCGGCGAGCTGCGCACGCTGGTTGGGGCGGTCTTCCCGCTGAGCGAGGCTGCCCAAGCCCATGCGCAGAGCCAGCGCGGGCATGGTCGGGGCCGGATCGTGCTGCAGGTGGTGTAG